The proteins below are encoded in one region of Parvicella tangerina:
- a CDS encoding efflux RND transporter periplasmic adaptor subunit, translating into MKQTLIILGVAVGLFSCQSEVEKLESEKEALQSSISEDTKRLDEVTRLLDSLKNGAEIDYPDVTVASVNEGQFEHYITVQGIVASDEIVQVVPEMGGMITSLPVKKKEGQLVNKGELLASIDNSIISKNVQELQEQIDLAKYMFEKQQSLYEKGVGTEFDLKQAEAQYKSLLKSKESLKTQQGKYNIYAPFTGIVEKVDAVQGQMAGPQTPIAMIVGLSDKKIKANISEAYLAYLNKGAKVSAEFAALKQTFEDLKVSRIGSFVDPSSRTIQVEVQLPQSEKLVPNLTSTVKIRDYVDSAALIIPSKVVLKGANSSSYVYVTKLDTEASNDSIQRFNVEKRNVELGMTYDGNVIVKSGLEKGEQVVERGKSEVYEGIVVEVVEE; encoded by the coding sequence ATGAAACAGACATTAATTATTCTTGGAGTAGCAGTAGGATTGTTCTCATGTCAATCTGAAGTTGAAAAGCTCGAGTCAGAAAAAGAGGCTTTACAGTCTTCTATATCAGAAGATACTAAAAGGTTGGATGAAGTAACCAGATTGCTTGATTCGTTGAAAAACGGAGCGGAAATAGACTATCCGGATGTGACTGTTGCTAGTGTAAACGAAGGGCAGTTTGAACATTATATAACTGTTCAGGGGATTGTTGCTTCAGATGAGATCGTTCAAGTTGTTCCTGAAATGGGAGGAATGATAACTTCTTTACCTGTAAAAAAGAAAGAAGGTCAACTGGTAAATAAAGGTGAATTGCTTGCGTCAATTGATAATTCTATTATTTCGAAGAATGTACAGGAACTTCAGGAGCAGATAGATCTTGCGAAGTACATGTTTGAAAAACAACAATCTCTTTATGAAAAAGGAGTAGGGACAGAATTTGACCTTAAGCAAGCTGAAGCACAATACAAGTCGTTGCTAAAGTCTAAGGAATCGTTAAAAACCCAACAGGGTAAGTATAATATCTATGCACCTTTTACGGGAATTGTAGAAAAGGTAGATGCTGTTCAGGGACAAATGGCAGGTCCTCAAACTCCAATCGCAATGATTGTTGGATTATCTGATAAGAAAATTAAAGCAAATATCTCTGAGGCTTATTTGGCTTACCTGAATAAAGGAGCAAAAGTTTCAGCTGAGTTTGCCGCTTTAAAACAAACTTTTGAAGATTTAAAGGTTTCCAGAATTGGAAGTTTTGTTGATCCATCCAGCCGAACGATTCAGGTAGAAGTCCAATTGCCACAATCCGAAAAGCTGGTGCCTAATTTAACTTCAACAGTTAAGATTAGGGATTATGTGGACAGTGCAGCACTAATTATTCCATCCAAAGTAGTCTTAAAGGGAGCGAACAGTTCTTCTTACGTTTATGTAACAAAGTTGGATACAGAAGCTTCCAATGATTCGATCCAGCGATTTAATGTGGAAAAAAGAAACGTAGAATTAGGAATGACTTACGATGGCAATGTGATTGTAAAATCCGGACTAGAAAAGGGAGAGCAAGTAGTAGAGAGAGGTAAGTCTGAAGTTTACGAAGGAATTGTCGTAGAAGTAGTAGAAGAATAA
- the moaA gene encoding GTP 3',8-cyclase MoaA, with the protein MLKDNHGREHSYLRISLTEKCNLRCTYCMPEDGVDLRPSREYMTVKEVLNLARQFVELGVNKIRLTGGEPLVFKGFSEVLIGLAELPVELSITTNGIQLHKYFDELQRANVSKINISIDTLEEEKFNVLTRRKGFSKVWQSIREAIKRGFHVKLNMVVMKGFNDNEVVDFVALTNDLPIEVRFIEFMPFDGNQWNWDKVVPEAQLMNVIEQHFGQSSLQTLPLEKNYIARTFSLPDAKGCFGFISTMTHSFCGGCNRIRLTADGHIKNCLFTDDEIDLLTPLREGKSVVHLIEQSIKNKHPRNGGIDFENPASIHAHRSMISIGG; encoded by the coding sequence ATGCTCAAGGATAATCACGGTAGAGAACATAGTTATTTACGGATCTCTCTAACAGAGAAATGCAACTTAAGATGTACCTATTGCATGCCAGAGGATGGCGTGGATCTCCGTCCCTCCAGAGAATATATGACGGTTAAAGAGGTGCTGAATTTAGCAAGGCAATTTGTTGAACTTGGAGTCAATAAGATTCGCCTCACCGGAGGCGAGCCTCTAGTCTTTAAAGGATTTTCCGAAGTCCTGATTGGTTTGGCCGAACTTCCTGTAGAATTAAGTATTACAACGAATGGAATCCAGCTCCATAAGTATTTTGATGAATTGCAACGAGCCAATGTGAGTAAAATCAATATTTCTATTGATACGCTGGAAGAAGAAAAATTCAATGTTCTAACCAGAAGAAAAGGATTCTCTAAAGTATGGCAGTCGATTCGTGAAGCGATAAAACGAGGTTTTCATGTAAAGTTGAATATGGTAGTGATGAAAGGGTTTAATGATAACGAGGTTGTTGATTTTGTTGCCTTGACCAATGATCTGCCAATAGAAGTAAGGTTTATTGAATTCATGCCGTTTGATGGTAATCAATGGAATTGGGATAAGGTGGTTCCAGAAGCACAATTGATGAACGTAATTGAACAACATTTTGGTCAATCAAGTTTGCAAACCTTACCACTGGAAAAAAACTATATTGCCCGAACTTTTTCTCTACCTGACGCCAAGGGTTGTTTTGGGTTCATCAGTACGATGACTCACTCGTTTTGTGGTGGTTGCAATCGTATCCGTTTAACCGCAGATGGACATATTAAAAATTGTCTATTCACAGACGATGAAATCGATCTATTAACCCCATTGCGCGAAGGGAAGTCGGTGGTGCATTTAATTGAGCAATCCATAAAAAATAAGCATCCAAGAAATGGTGGGATAGACTTTGAGAATCCAGCTTCGATCCATGCGCATCGGTCAATGATCTCAATAGGAGGCTAA
- a CDS encoding DUF808 domain-containing protein: protein MASGFFVLLDDIATLMNDVATMGKIAGKKTAGILGDDLAVNAEKASGFVSERELPVLWAITKGSFINKLIILPIAFLLSYFLPWIVVAILLVGGCYLAYEGVEKILEYIFPHETEEETKPSINMTKEEVMDFEQSKIKSAIITDFILSVEIVIIALGAVSGESIGTQIIVVTLIAMLATVGVYGIVGLIVRMDDFGFKLVANGIRQNLKSKIRVGRFFIKALPWVIKSIGVLGTIALMLVSGGMFVHYIDFIHELLHAWPAVVAELTVGLVVGFCMVGLVKFARWVIGKIKKT from the coding sequence ATGGCTTCAGGTTTTTTTGTGCTTCTAGATGATATTGCCACGTTGATGAATGATGTGGCTACTATGGGGAAGATTGCAGGTAAGAAAACGGCTGGTATTTTAGGCGATGATTTAGCCGTGAATGCAGAAAAAGCTTCTGGCTTTGTCTCGGAAAGGGAGTTGCCGGTGCTTTGGGCAATTACAAAAGGCTCCTTCATCAACAAACTTATTATTTTACCGATAGCTTTTCTGTTGAGTTATTTTCTGCCCTGGATAGTGGTGGCCATATTGCTGGTAGGTGGTTGCTATCTTGCCTATGAAGGCGTGGAGAAAATACTGGAATATATTTTTCCGCATGAAACCGAAGAGGAAACAAAGCCTTCGATAAATATGACAAAAGAAGAAGTGATGGACTTCGAACAATCAAAGATTAAGTCGGCTATCATTACCGATTTTATACTCTCGGTTGAGATTGTGATCATTGCTCTTGGAGCAGTCTCAGGTGAATCGATCGGTACGCAAATCATTGTAGTTACATTAATAGCAATGCTCGCAACAGTTGGCGTATATGGTATTGTTGGTTTGATAGTGAGAATGGATGACTTTGGTTTTAAGTTGGTAGCAAACGGAATACGTCAAAATTTAAAGTCAAAGATCCGGGTAGGTCGCTTTTTCATAAAAGCACTGCCCTGGGTGATTAAATCCATTGGTGTTTTAGGAACAATAGCACTTATGCTGGTGTCGGGAGGGATGTTTGTTCATTACATTGATTTCATTCACGAATTATTACACGCCTGGCCAGCTGTTGTTGCAGAGCTGACCGTAGGTTTGGTGGTTGGGTTCTGTATGGTCGGTTTAGTGAAGTTTGCCAGGTGGGTTATTGGAAAAATTAAGAAGACTTAG
- a CDS encoding efflux RND transporter permease subunit, which translates to MSSDKKENSGEFKLSTASVKNRKTVYLVIMILLLGGISAYQNLSRESFPEVQIPKIFVNVPYPGNSPDIVRDKIIKPIEKELNNLKGVEKIEANALQDMGYLIVEFDFSVSSKEAKDLVTDAVTDAKSDKNFATDLPYEPTIQELDVNDMPVVNINLSGDFPIEVLNAKAEYLQDKIEALAEINEVDIRGVQDQKLKIEVKQDMAESKMVSVDDIEAAISRENVNVGAGSLKIDGVEHFVMLEGKFTTVDEIQNMVVKHDGDKDVYMYEVANVSFGDADTTSYARENDLPVVMLDVKKRAGANIINAIDQIKDIVNDAKDDGTLAGINVSFTNDQSDKIRSQVSNLENSIILGVILVVGVLLFFLGLRNALFVGVAIPLSMFMSFMLLHAAGVTLNVMVLFSLVLALGMLVDNGIVVVENVYRLMDEGYDGFQAAIKGVGEVAWPIIASTATTLAAFVPLAIWPGTMGEFMKFLPITLMIVLGSSLFVALVINPVLTAVMMKLKEEDKKLETRDFIVVIAASVLSLAMASPQAMIVGGIGYAILIGYSLFRFVLHSKDTAKTFSLIPAVIIIGFAFLHYMMVSLAAGNGLMLVGGFILFNRFYSIPVTDWFQNKALPKMENGYRNALAWIMNGKRPIWVFSGTFGILILSFVLIAKFPTETVFFPDNEPNYVNIYIEYPVGTDIEVTNNTTKEIKQLVDEVLNEEVENSGEHKINWKADTYTYNSVYNLKKVKDAGGEIHYDTVPFISSVLEQVGAGAGKDRFGGSANGTPHKSKITIKFSEFEHRKGLNTSIVKKKIEDKIHYWNGNIADLKILVDKEEVGPPTQDPIYIEVTGSENYDLLVEAATEIKKFINAQQIDGMQKVDTDVKISKAEFRIIFDRVKLRTSGMSFGQVASTIRTALFGKDVSTFEKGDEIYDLNIRFEDEFRGDIDALLNQKIMFRNNRGQFLTVPIMSVVKDYEIVYKNTSIRREDMENMVIASAGVEEGANGNNLVKITKEKMVEFEKSDVWQKYESQGIKYKFGGEMEEQQKEMSFLTTALLIAVFLILLIIVMQFNSYSTPLIIVMSVVLSLAGVFLGIVIGRNPFVIMMTMIGIISLAGIVVNNAIVLIDYTNLLRTRRKEELGMTDEDQLSIADVKEAIITGGQTRLRPVLLTAITTILGLIPMATGMNLDFYSLMSDLDPKIYFGGDNAMFFGPMSVAIIYGLTFATFLTLIVVPVMYYLLFRLKLWFYRVSGWQLREKI; encoded by the coding sequence ATGAGTTCAGATAAAAAAGAAAATTCAGGAGAATTCAAGTTGTCCACCGCTTCTGTGAAGAATAGAAAAACGGTCTACTTGGTCATAATGATTCTCTTGTTAGGAGGGATTTCGGCTTACCAGAACTTGAGTCGAGAGAGTTTTCCAGAAGTACAGATACCAAAGATATTTGTGAATGTACCATATCCAGGAAACTCACCAGATATTGTTAGGGATAAGATTATTAAGCCAATAGAAAAAGAGTTGAATAATCTTAAAGGAGTTGAGAAAATTGAGGCAAATGCTCTTCAGGATATGGGGTATTTGATTGTTGAATTTGATTTCTCAGTATCTTCTAAAGAGGCAAAGGACCTGGTTACCGATGCTGTTACCGATGCGAAGTCGGATAAGAACTTTGCTACAGATCTTCCTTATGAACCAACAATTCAGGAATTAGACGTAAACGATATGCCAGTTGTGAATATTAACCTTTCGGGAGATTTTCCAATTGAAGTATTGAATGCGAAGGCGGAGTATTTGCAAGATAAAATTGAAGCGCTTGCTGAGATTAATGAAGTAGATATTCGTGGAGTTCAGGATCAAAAATTGAAGATTGAGGTAAAGCAGGATATGGCCGAAAGTAAAATGGTAAGTGTAGATGATATTGAAGCTGCCATTTCACGAGAGAATGTTAATGTAGGAGCAGGAAGTTTAAAGATTGATGGAGTAGAACACTTTGTAATGCTTGAAGGGAAGTTTACAACAGTGGATGAGATTCAAAACATGGTGGTTAAACATGACGGTGATAAAGATGTTTACATGTATGAGGTGGCTAATGTTTCCTTCGGTGATGCAGATACTACAAGTTATGCCCGAGAAAACGACTTGCCAGTGGTAATGCTGGATGTGAAGAAACGTGCTGGAGCAAACATCATTAATGCAATTGATCAGATAAAAGACATTGTGAATGACGCTAAGGATGATGGTACATTGGCAGGAATCAATGTTTCATTTACCAATGATCAGTCCGATAAAATCCGATCTCAAGTAAGTAACCTGGAAAACTCTATTATTTTAGGTGTGATTTTGGTTGTGGGAGTTCTGTTATTCTTTCTTGGATTGAGAAATGCATTGTTTGTAGGTGTCGCTATTCCGCTATCAATGTTTATGAGTTTTATGTTGCTGCATGCCGCAGGTGTAACGCTCAATGTAATGGTGCTGTTTTCATTGGTGCTTGCACTGGGAATGTTGGTGGATAACGGTATCGTTGTGGTAGAGAATGTCTACCGTTTGATGGATGAGGGCTATGATGGGTTTCAGGCAGCAATAAAAGGTGTTGGTGAGGTGGCTTGGCCAATTATTGCATCAACAGCAACAACTTTAGCCGCCTTCGTGCCGTTGGCAATCTGGCCGGGGACGATGGGTGAGTTTATGAAGTTTCTCCCAATAACTTTAATGATAGTATTAGGGTCTTCATTATTTGTGGCGTTGGTCATCAATCCTGTTTTAACAGCAGTAATGATGAAATTGAAGGAAGAGGACAAAAAGTTGGAGACAAGAGATTTTATCGTTGTCATTGCGGCAAGTGTGTTGTCACTGGCAATGGCTTCACCGCAAGCTATGATTGTTGGAGGAATTGGTTATGCTATTTTGATCGGTTATTCATTGTTTAGGTTTGTACTTCACTCAAAAGATACTGCGAAAACATTTTCTTTGATTCCGGCAGTAATAATCATAGGATTTGCATTCTTGCATTATATGATGGTTTCATTGGCTGCAGGAAACGGACTAATGCTGGTAGGAGGATTTATTTTGTTCAATAGGTTCTATTCAATTCCCGTAACAGATTGGTTCCAGAACAAGGCACTTCCAAAAATGGAAAATGGTTATCGCAATGCATTAGCCTGGATCATGAATGGGAAACGCCCTATCTGGGTGTTCTCTGGAACGTTTGGTATCTTAATCCTGTCTTTTGTGTTGATAGCAAAATTTCCAACCGAAACAGTATTTTTCCCTGATAATGAGCCGAATTATGTAAATATCTATATCGAATATCCGGTAGGTACAGACATTGAAGTGACGAATAATACCACTAAGGAAATAAAACAGTTAGTGGACGAGGTGCTGAATGAGGAGGTTGAAAATTCAGGAGAGCATAAGATCAATTGGAAAGCCGATACATATACCTATAATTCTGTATATAATTTAAAGAAAGTGAAAGATGCTGGTGGAGAAATTCACTATGATACGGTTCCTTTCATTTCTTCTGTGCTAGAACAAGTAGGTGCCGGAGCTGGAAAAGATAGGTTTGGAGGTAGTGCAAATGGTACACCGCACAAATCAAAAATTACGATCAAATTTTCAGAGTTTGAACATAGAAAAGGACTTAACACCAGTATTGTTAAGAAGAAAATTGAGGATAAAATCCATTATTGGAATGGAAATATTGCCGATTTGAAAATTCTTGTTGATAAAGAAGAGGTTGGGCCTCCTACCCAGGATCCAATCTATATTGAAGTAACAGGTTCAGAAAATTATGATCTGTTGGTGGAAGCAGCAACAGAAATTAAGAAGTTCATCAATGCTCAGCAGATTGATGGTATGCAAAAAGTAGATACCGATGTAAAAATTAGTAAGGCAGAGTTTAGGATCATTTTTGATCGTGTGAAACTGAGAACGTCTGGAATGAGTTTTGGGCAGGTGGCTTCAACAATCAGAACGGCATTGTTTGGTAAAGATGTTTCAACTTTTGAGAAGGGAGATGAGATCTATGACCTGAACATTCGTTTTGAGGATGAATTTAGAGGTGATATTGACGCGTTGTTGAATCAGAAGATTATGTTTAGAAATAATCGTGGTCAGTTCCTGACTGTTCCTATCATGTCTGTAGTGAAAGATTATGAGATTGTTTACAAGAATACATCTATTCGAAGAGAGGATATGGAAAATATGGTTATTGCTTCAGCAGGTGTTGAAGAAGGTGCTAATGGTAATAATCTTGTGAAGATCACAAAAGAAAAGATGGTGGAATTTGAAAAGTCTGATGTTTGGCAAAAGTATGAATCCCAGGGTATTAAGTATAAGTTTGGTGGGGAGATGGAAGAACAGCAGAAGGAAATGTCATTCTTAACAACGGCCTTGCTAATCGCAGTGTTCTTGATCCTGTTGATTATTGTGATGCAGTTTAATTCATATTCAACACCATTGATTATTGTGATGTCTGTTGTGCTAAGTTTAGCGGGGGTATTCCTGGGAATTGTGATCGGAAGGAATCCGTTTGTCATTATGATGACCATGATTGGAATCATATCTCTTGCAGGTATCGTTGTAAACAATGCAATTGTATTGATTGATTATACCAATTTACTGCGTACCAGAAGAAAAGAGGAGTTGGGAATGACAGATGAAGATCAGTTATCCATTGCCGATGTTAAAGAAGCAATCATTACAGGGGGACAAACTCGTCTCCGTCCTGTTTTGCTGACGGCAATCACTACGATCCTTGGCTTGATTCCAATGGCTACTGGTATGAACCTTGATTTTTATTCACTGATGTCTGATCTTGATCCAAAAATCTACTTTGGAGGAGATAATGCAATGTTCTTTGGTCCAATGAGTGTGGCGATTATTTACGGATTGACGTTTGCAACATTCTTGACATTGATCGTAGTGCCTGTAATGTATTACTTATTGTTCAGGCTAAAACTATGGTTTTATAGAGTCTCTGGCTGGCAGCTAAGGGAGAAAATTTAA
- a CDS encoding zinc-dependent metalloprotease, whose product MKRILLSALLLGTLSLAMAQDPADYVMGTTGVINDAKFVEDVLENKYPGFKEAVQTSFDNAHQFSTKSGQVHEVNVVVHVVYSAPEINLPDSVIYNQMDILNADYNRTNADSMNLRTIFQPIAGNPHIHFNLVSIERVSTTATFALGFAGMPDEVKQSAEGGSDAWDTEHFLNIWVCKLENSFGALFGYAYPPAGLSNWPSGSNAPSPELDGVVLDYRTVGNNNPNPYPNPQGGGNFDLVGRTAVHEVGHYLGLRHIWGDGGGLFGGESCGDDDGMNDTPNQGYQSEFNCDTTLNTCIDSVGGQPDPNDLPDLIENHMDYSAETCKNMFTVEQAMHMRGVLENERVGLLDDLAGVEESSVEFGLYPNPAREIINVYLPDSRGDLMIYDAFGRLMLKVSQSNELTRIDCSNWSKGIYYISYHSENVVMNKTFVKE is encoded by the coding sequence ATGAAGAGAATTTTACTTTCTGCCTTATTGTTAGGAACCTTGAGTCTTGCAATGGCACAAGACCCTGCTGATTATGTAATGGGAACGACTGGAGTAATCAACGATGCGAAATTTGTTGAAGATGTGCTCGAAAATAAATATCCAGGATTTAAAGAAGCTGTTCAGACTTCATTTGACAATGCGCATCAATTTTCCACAAAAAGTGGTCAGGTTCATGAAGTGAATGTGGTGGTGCATGTTGTTTACAGCGCACCGGAGATTAATCTGCCAGATTCGGTGATCTACAATCAAATGGATATTTTGAATGCAGATTACAATCGTACCAATGCAGATAGTATGAATTTGAGAACCATTTTTCAGCCGATTGCTGGAAATCCACACATCCATTTTAATCTGGTAAGCATTGAGCGAGTATCTACTACGGCTACTTTTGCATTGGGATTTGCCGGAATGCCTGATGAGGTAAAGCAATCTGCAGAAGGTGGTAGCGATGCATGGGATACAGAACACTTTTTAAATATCTGGGTTTGTAAATTAGAAAATTCATTTGGAGCACTCTTTGGGTATGCTTACCCTCCGGCTGGACTGTCTAACTGGCCATCAGGAAGTAACGCTCCGAGCCCGGAACTGGATGGAGTGGTTTTAGACTATAGAACGGTAGGGAATAATAATCCTAATCCTTATCCAAATCCACAAGGAGGTGGGAACTTTGATCTTGTGGGAAGAACTGCTGTTCATGAAGTAGGGCACTACCTGGGACTTCGACATATCTGGGGAGACGGTGGTGGCCTGTTTGGAGGTGAATCATGTGGGGATGACGATGGTATGAACGACACACCAAACCAGGGTTACCAAAGTGAGTTCAATTGCGATACAACTTTGAACACATGTATTGATAGTGTAGGTGGACAGCCAGATCCAAACGATTTACCTGATTTGATTGAAAACCACATGGATTACTCGGCTGAAACTTGTAAAAACATGTTCACAGTAGAGCAAGCAATGCACATGAGAGGGGTGTTAGAGAATGAAAGAGTCGGATTGTTGGATGATTTAGCAGGTGTAGAGGAGTCATCGGTAGAGTTTGGTCTGTACCCAAATCCAGCTCGCGAAATAATCAATGTTTATTTACCAGATTCCAGAGGAGATTTAATGATCTATGATGCTTTTGGAAGATTAATGCTGAAGGTAAGTCAGTCAAATGAATTGACCAGAATTGATTGCTCCAATTGGTCAAAAGGAATCTATTACATTTCATATCATTCAGAGAATGTTGTGATGAATAAGACTTTTGTAAAGGAATAA
- a CDS encoding S8 family serine peptidase, with translation MKYVLLFSLCWVTASFFSQQKYWVFLADKDGVEFDPYTYFDAKAIERRIKNDIPICHESDKPLKTDYYTAVSHLSDTVTGHSRWFNAMACILTEEQCQEVSALSFVKEVVPMMSTAFMAEEFKFGDLKNGEKLLLKEQTKWLGADVFREKEITGNGVRICIIDAGFPSVDYADEFEHLRGNIKGTWDFHKNRSDVYRFNNHGAAVLSCVGGTTEDGVDIGMATGSEYLLARTELIFKEGLSEEEDWLMAVEWADKNGADIINSSLGYTTSLYFKEDMDGETALISRAANMAARKGILVVNAAGNDGDGYWKYIGAPADADSVLTVGGINPWTGIHTSFSSYGPTADMRMKPNVSAFGHVIAANGKGKLSETQGTSFASPLMAGYAACVMEMYPDLKVMEIYQMIEASSHLYPYFDYAHGFGIPNASRLGKAQIESQEVLNYRYEGDSIVVSINPDHFRLNDEVVINYHSRFLLDKAPKYLHIPDAFISDDSSPKKALPNYVYYHTEENGVLDEYALVAPRQMDVIKLAVNDHVGKVLRVWYDDEMLEVVISMPEEGEQEEDSNETKVNEQEVND, from the coding sequence ATGAAGTACGTTTTGTTATTTTCTTTATGCTGGGTAACCGCTTCGTTTTTTTCGCAACAGAAATATTGGGTTTTTCTTGCGGACAAGGATGGAGTAGAGTTTGACCCCTATACCTACTTCGATGCAAAGGCAATCGAAAGGAGAATAAAGAATGATATTCCAATCTGTCATGAGTCAGATAAACCTTTAAAGACGGATTATTACACAGCAGTTTCTCACCTTTCTGATACAGTAACTGGTCATTCCAGGTGGTTTAATGCAATGGCTTGTATACTTACAGAGGAACAGTGTCAAGAAGTGAGTGCTTTGTCTTTTGTAAAGGAAGTTGTTCCAATGATGAGCACAGCCTTTATGGCAGAGGAATTTAAGTTTGGAGATCTCAAGAATGGAGAGAAACTATTGCTAAAAGAGCAAACAAAATGGTTAGGCGCTGATGTGTTCAGAGAAAAAGAAATTACCGGCAACGGAGTTCGTATATGTATTATTGATGCTGGTTTTCCCAGTGTGGATTATGCGGATGAGTTTGAGCACCTAAGGGGAAATATTAAAGGAACCTGGGATTTTCATAAGAATAGATCAGATGTCTATCGTTTTAATAATCATGGAGCAGCAGTTTTAAGTTGTGTAGGAGGTACTACCGAAGATGGGGTTGACATTGGAATGGCCACCGGTTCGGAATACTTGCTTGCCAGAACCGAGTTGATCTTTAAGGAAGGACTTAGTGAAGAAGAGGATTGGTTGATGGCTGTGGAGTGGGCAGATAAGAATGGAGCAGATATTATCAATAGCTCCCTGGGATATACTACCTCTCTCTATTTTAAGGAGGACATGGATGGGGAAACAGCCTTGATCTCAAGAGCAGCAAATATGGCGGCCAGGAAAGGGATTTTAGTTGTGAATGCAGCCGGAAATGACGGTGACGGTTATTGGAAATACATTGGAGCGCCCGCAGATGCAGACAGCGTATTGACAGTAGGTGGTATAAATCCCTGGACTGGTATTCACACTTCATTTAGCTCTTATGGTCCCACTGCTGATATGCGCATGAAGCCCAACGTAAGTGCATTTGGACATGTCATTGCAGCTAACGGGAAAGGTAAACTTTCTGAAACACAAGGAACCTCGTTCGCCAGTCCGCTGATGGCTGGTTATGCAGCATGCGTCATGGAAATGTACCCAGACCTGAAAGTGATGGAGATCTACCAGATGATTGAGGCATCTAGTCACCTTTATCCCTATTTTGATTATGCCCACGGATTTGGAATCCCAAATGCGTCCCGATTGGGCAAAGCGCAAATTGAAAGTCAGGAGGTGCTTAACTATCGTTACGAAGGTGATTCGATTGTTGTGAGCATTAATCCAGATCACTTTAGATTAAACGATGAGGTCGTGATAAATTATCATTCCAGATTTTTGTTGGATAAAGCACCGAAGTACCTCCACATACCAGATGCATTTATTTCTGATGACTCTTCTCCTAAAAAAGCTTTGCCGAACTATGTATATTACCATACTGAAGAAAATGGAGTGTTGGATGAATACGCGTTGGTAGCTCCCAGGCAAATGGACGTGATAAAACTTGCTGTTAATGACCATGTAGGGAAGGTCCTTAGAGTATGGTATGACGATGAAATGCTGGAGGTGGTTATCTCTATGCCAGAAGAAGGGGAACAAGAAGAGGATAGTAATGAGACTAAAGTAAATGAACAAGAGGTTAATGATTAG
- a CDS encoding PorT family protein — translation MLLIAGGGGYTQTIILKQSVPESLEDDDDDFGPNRKFFSHPYTGIGFVVGGYDHESDTLPPVKFGNSFSFVTGTRYYRNYNPFIARVLDYEIGYEQHSLNFSKDHDIGIPVDNADIKKAKYWLVKVGLAWSYQFNFKVKRGNQLGTYLSIGAYGDYLLFRRFTASYESRQSNYADNIKIALSKIDFFNKWDYGALVRFGKTNWSLFAKYRYANYFNDKASENSIKELPRFIVGLNFFPGNI, via the coding sequence ATGTTGCTGATTGCAGGGGGGGGTGGATATACACAAACAATTATCCTAAAGCAATCTGTTCCAGAATCTCTGGAAGATGATGATGATGACTTTGGTCCCAATCGAAAATTCTTCTCACACCCTTATACTGGAATTGGTTTTGTGGTTGGAGGATATGATCATGAGAGCGATACCTTACCTCCCGTTAAGTTTGGAAACAGTTTTTCGTTCGTCACAGGAACAAGATATTACAGAAATTATAACCCTTTTATTGCTCGGGTACTTGATTATGAGATTGGCTATGAGCAGCACAGTTTGAATTTTAGTAAGGATCACGATATTGGTATACCGGTAGATAATGCGGATATTAAAAAGGCAAAGTACTGGTTAGTGAAAGTAGGGCTCGCCTGGAGTTATCAATTCAACTTTAAAGTAAAGAGGGGCAATCAATTAGGAACTTATTTGTCCATTGGCGCTTATGGAGACTACCTATTGTTCAGAAGATTTACTGCTTCTTATGAATCCAGACAATCTAATTATGCTGATAATATTAAGATTGCCTTAAGTAAAATTGATTTCTTTAATAAATGGGATTACGGTGCGCTTGTTCGATTCGGAAAAACGAATTGGAGTTTGTTTGCAAAATATCGATATGCCAACTACTTCAATGACAAAGCCTCTGAAAATAGCATCAAAGAGTTGCCTCGGTTTATTGTGGGGTTAAACTTCTTTCCTGGAAATATTTAA